The proteins below come from a single Natrinema sp. SYSU A 869 genomic window:
- a CDS encoding universal stress protein, whose product MSLVVVPVRYPLSKHSRRTLEQAIEVAREREAALTILHVDLYQNGKKVTRMDLKNAVERAFGRLESARYVVRTGFLVEESILDEVAAERADAVVIGSKQASRLRRIFQRFTDNPDIDHYLRTHLDCEVITVDGARA is encoded by the coding sequence ATGTCGCTGGTCGTGGTTCCCGTTCGGTATCCGCTGTCGAAACACTCGCGGCGAACGCTCGAGCAGGCGATCGAGGTCGCCCGCGAGCGCGAGGCAGCGCTGACGATACTCCACGTCGACCTCTATCAGAACGGGAAAAAAGTAACGCGTATGGATCTGAAAAACGCCGTCGAACGGGCCTTCGGACGGCTCGAGAGCGCTCGGTACGTCGTCCGCACTGGCTTTCTCGTCGAGGAGAGCATCCTCGATGAAGTCGCCGCGGAGCGGGCCGACGCCGTCGTCATCGGTAGTAAACAGGCGAGTCGCCTGCGACGGATCTTCCAGCGGTTTACGGATAATCCGGATATCGACCACTATCTGCGGACCCATCTCGACTGCGAAGTCATTACGGTCGATGGCGCACGCGCCTGA